The Aphis gossypii isolate Hap1 chromosome 3, ASM2018417v2, whole genome shotgun sequence genome includes a region encoding these proteins:
- the LOC114123749 gene encoding kinase suppressor of Ras 1, giving the protein MAEEEFDRQLMCDEPEVIQKVIDISSQMLISLRNLCETRAELTQHEIRTLEGKLVKLFSVQLNNRHKNPGRFDCQKLRNSPSINQWLEVVGLSTLSVQRICENISSIEALLLKSENELKSILPEYSLKDEELRRLTRASYNLKKYSETIRIGNRTREKCKITLYWDSWYRQYEVRCEQAGHSPSSVQGHSPSSSCRPRNAHLNHYTPPITPTLINHNHRTSDSPISILTSPKSRRNLNPDVVFSNGLTTPQSPKPLVPDICVKTGHNFSNLLPMLGYCEQCSVRVFVGVKCKICKFRYHKGCLSKVPLHCTKNAATEDNDPTFDELICSSANHSPNINRPTSHKTSSSLLSKRKTRIPSINSIPVSSKSGGAESSSAPSSTNSSTPSSPALNNPRQIHVSSLPTPAITNEKFNYPDTPIYSQELQKNQSRFTESSRCGSTDSEQTSIRMDSSEAQNWDTDEMETRGWPRQNSLSLQEWDIPWDELNMCDKLGEGHFGTVYSGNWHGPVAIKVINMDYLDYEKTLEAFKAEVATFRKTRHENLILFMGACMKLPRLAIVTSLANGMTLYRHIHVLKDKFNMSRTTMVAQQISQGMGYLHAKGIIHKDLRSKNIFLENGKVIITDFGLFSVTRLCFRNRTQDGLIVPPGWLCYLAPELVRNLRVHQRPEEEDLPFSKASDVYAFGTVWYELLCGEWPFKSASPEVIIWNIGRGMKQRLANLEASGDVKDILMTCWSFNPEKRPDFAQMLKTLERLPRKRLARSPSHPIHLSRSAESIF; this is encoded by the exons ATGGCGGAAGAGGAGTTTGATAGGCAGTTGATGTGCGATGAACCCGAAGTGATACAAAAAGTCATCGACATTTCATCACAAATGTTGATCAGCTTAAGGAATCTATGCGAGACTCGCGCAGAACTTACTCAACATGAAATTAGAACTCTAGAA GGTAAACTAGTGAAGTTGTTTTCAGTACAGTTGAATAATAGGCATAAAAATCCAGGGCGGTTTGATTGTCAAAAACTAAGAAACTCGCCTTCTATAAATCAATGGCTAGAAGTTGTAGGACTTAGTACACTTTCTGTAcaa agaATATGTGAAAATATCAGTTCTATTGAAGCGTTATTGTTAAAATCTGAGAATGAATTGAAATCAATTCTCCCAGAATACTCTCTCAAAGATGAAGAACTTAGACGATTAACTAGAGCatcttataatttgaaaaaatatagtg aaactatAAGGATTGGAAATAGAACTcgagaaaaatgtaaaattacattatattgggATTCTTGGTATCGACAATATGAAGTTCGTTGTGAACAAGCTGGACATTCTCCATCATCTGTCCAAGGTCATTCTCCTTCTTCATCTTGTCGCCCTAGAAATGCtcatttaaatcattacacTCCACCTATAACCCCTACTTTAATCAATCATAATCata gaaCCAGTGATAGtcctatttctattttaacatCACCAAAAAGTCGACGGAATTTAAATCCTGATGTAGTTTTTTCGAATGGATTAACAACTCCACAATCTCCAAAACCTTTAGTTCCTGATATTTGTGTTAAAACTGGtcacaatttttcaaatttactcCCTATGCTAGGTTATTGTGAACAATGTTCTGTACGAGTATTTGTgg GTGTTAAgtgtaaaatttgtaaatttcgaTATCATAAGGGATGTTTGTCAAAAGTTCCATtacattgtacaaaaaatgCTGCAACAGAAGATAATGACCCAACTTTTgatg AGCTAATTTGTTCATCAGCTAATCACTCTCCTAATATTAATCGCCCTACTTCACACAAGACTTCTTCTTCATTATTATCAAAGAGAAAAACCAGAATACCATCTATAAATTCAATACCAGTTTCT TCTAAAAGTGGTGGAGCTGAATCTAGTTCTGCCCCATCTAGTACAAATAGTTCTACACCTTCAAGTCCTGCTTTAAACAATCCCAGACAAATACACGTTTCTTCTTTACCAACACCAGCTATCACTAATGAAAAATTCAACTATCCTGACACCCCTATTTATTCGCAAGAATTAcag aaAAACCAATCTAGATTTACTGAGTCATCAAGATGTGGGAGTACAGATTCAGAACAAACATCAATTAGAATGGATTCTTCTGAGGCTCAAAATTGGGATACCGATGAGATGGAAACAAGAGGTTGGCCAAGACAAAATAGC ttatcTCTTCAAGAATGGGACATACCTTGGGACGAATTAAACATGTGTGACAAATTAGGAGAAGGCCATTTTGGTACTGTATATAGTGGAAATTGGCATGGGCCAGTTGCTatcaaagtaataaatatggaTTACTTAGATTATGAAAAAACATTAGAAGCATTCAAAGCTGaa GTGGCCACCTTTCGTAAAACTCGTCATGAAAAtctcattttatttatggGTGCCTGTATGAAGCTTCCTAGATTAGCTATTGTAACAAGTCTTGCAAATGGCATGACATTGTACAGACATATACATGTGCtcaaagataaatttaatatgagtCGCACCACAATGGTTGCTCAACAAATATCACAG ggtATGGGATATTTACATGCAAaaggtattatacataaagaccttagaagtaaaaatatattcttagaaAATGGGAAAGTCATAATTACTGACTTTGGTTTATTCAGTGTTACTAGATTATGTTTCcgcaatag AACTCAAGATGGCCTTATTGTGCCACCAGGCTGGTTATGTTATTTGGCACCAGAACTAGTCCGTAATTTGCGTGTTCACCAAAGACCTGAGGAAGAAGATTTACCGTTTAGTAAAGCATCAGATGTATATGCTTTTGG aacTGTTTGGTATGAACTATTATGTGGTGAATGGCCATTCAAGTCAGCCAGTCCAGAAGTTATTATTTGGAACATTGGACGTGGTATGAAACAAAGATTAGCCAATTTAGAAGCATCTGGTGatgttaaa gataTATTAATGACTTGTTGGTCGTTTAACCCTGAAAAAAGACCAGATTTTGCTCAAATGCTTAAAACACTTGAACGATTACCACGTAAACGTTTAGCACGTAGTCCATCACATCCAATTCATTTATCAAGATCAGCagaatctatattttaa